One genomic region from Pseudomonas hormoni encodes:
- the clpB gene encoding ATP-dependent chaperone ClpB, which yields MRIDRLTSKLQLALSDAQSLAVGLDHPGIEPAHLMQAMLEQQGGSIKPLLMQVGFDVNSLRKELTKELDQLPKIQNPTGDVNMSQDLARLLNQADRLAQQKGDQFISSELVLLAAMDENSKLGKLLLGQGVSKKALENAINNLRGGEAVNDANHEESRQALDKYTVDLTKRAEDGKLDPVIGRDDEIRRTIQVLQRRTKNNPVLIGEPGVGKTAIAEGLAQRIINGEVPDGLKGKRLLSLDMGALIAGAKYRGEFEERLKSLLNELSKQEGQIILFIDELHTMVGAGKGEGSMDAGNMLKPALARGELHCVGATTLNEYRQYIEKDAALERRFQKVLVDEPSEEDTIAILRGLKERYEVHHKVAITDGAIIAAAKLSHRYITDRQLPDKAIDLIDEAASRIRMEIDSKPEVLDRLERRLIQLKVESQALKKESDEAAIKRLEKLQEEIVRLEREYSDLEEIWNSEKAEVQGSAQIQQKIEQSRQELEAARRKGDLNRMAELQYGVIPDLERSLQMVDQHGKSENQLLRSKVTEEEIAEVVSKWTGIPVSKMLEGERDKLMKMESLLHQRVIGQDEAVIAVSNAVRRSRAGLSDPNRPSGSFMFLGPTGVGKTELCKALAEFLFDTEEAMVRIDMSEFMEKHSVARLIGAPPGYVGYEEGGYLTEAVRRKPYSVILLDEVEKAHPDVFNILLQVLEDGRLTDSHGRTVDFKNTVIVMTSNLGSVQIQELVGDREAQRAAVMDAISTHFRPEFINRVDEVVIFEPLARDQIAGITEIQLGRLRSRLTERELKLELSPEAMDKLIAVGYDPVYGARPLKRAIQRWIENPLAQLILSGRFMPGDTAKGVVENDEIVFA from the coding sequence ATGCGTATAGATCGTTTAACCAGCAAATTGCAGTTAGCTCTATCCGACGCCCAATCGCTGGCCGTCGGTCTTGACCATCCCGGTATTGAACCGGCGCATTTGATGCAAGCCATGCTTGAGCAGCAGGGTGGTTCGATCAAACCCCTGCTGATGCAGGTCGGTTTCGACGTCAACAGCCTGCGTAAAGAGCTGACCAAAGAGCTCGACCAGCTGCCAAAAATCCAGAATCCGACCGGCGACGTCAACATGTCGCAGGATCTTGCGCGGCTGCTCAACCAGGCCGATCGTCTGGCCCAGCAAAAGGGCGATCAGTTTATTTCCAGTGAGTTGGTGTTACTCGCCGCCATGGACGAGAACAGTAAGCTCGGTAAATTGTTGCTCGGCCAAGGGGTGAGCAAGAAAGCCCTGGAGAACGCGATCAACAACCTGCGCGGTGGTGAGGCGGTCAATGACGCCAACCACGAAGAGTCGCGCCAGGCGCTGGATAAATACACCGTCGACCTGACCAAGCGCGCCGAAGACGGCAAGCTCGATCCGGTGATCGGCCGTGACGACGAAATTCGCCGGACCATTCAGGTGCTGCAACGTCGCACCAAAAACAACCCGGTACTGATCGGTGAGCCTGGCGTGGGTAAAACCGCCATCGCCGAAGGCCTGGCCCAGCGCATCATCAACGGCGAAGTGCCGGACGGCCTTAAAGGCAAACGTCTGTTATCCCTGGACATGGGCGCGCTGATTGCCGGTGCCAAGTACCGCGGCGAGTTCGAGGAGCGCCTGAAATCCCTGCTCAACGAACTGTCGAAGCAGGAAGGGCAGATCATTCTGTTCATCGACGAACTGCACACCATGGTCGGCGCCGGTAAGGGCGAAGGCTCGATGGACGCGGGCAACATGCTCAAGCCTGCATTGGCCCGTGGTGAATTGCATTGCGTTGGCGCGACCACGCTCAACGAGTACCGCCAATATATAGAGAAGGATGCGGCCCTCGAGCGGCGCTTCCAGAAAGTGCTGGTGGACGAACCGAGCGAAGAAGACACCATCGCCATTCTGCGTGGCCTGAAAGAGCGTTATGAAGTTCACCATAAAGTGGCGATCACCGACGGCGCGATCATTGCCGCTGCCAAACTGAGCCATCGCTACATTACGGATCGTCAGTTGCCGGACAAGGCCATCGACCTGATCGACGAAGCCGCCAGCCGCATCCGCATGGAGATCGATTCCAAGCCGGAAGTGCTGGACCGTCTGGAGCGTCGTCTGATTCAGTTGAAGGTGGAGTCCCAGGCGCTGAAGAAAGAAAGCGACGAAGCGGCGATCAAGCGTCTGGAAAAACTCCAGGAAGAAATCGTTCGCCTCGAGCGTGAATATTCGGACCTCGAAGAAATCTGGAACTCGGAAAAAGCCGAGGTTCAAGGTTCTGCGCAGATCCAGCAGAAGATCGAACAGTCCCGTCAGGAACTGGAAGCTGCGCGCCGTAAAGGCGACTTGAACCGCATGGCCGAGCTGCAATACGGGGTGATCCCGGACCTGGAGCGCAGCCTGCAAATGGTCGACCAGCACGGCAAAAGCGAAAACCAGTTGCTGCGCAGCAAGGTGACCGAAGAAGAGATCGCTGAAGTCGTGTCGAAGTGGACCGGCATTCCGGTGTCGAAAATGCTCGAAGGCGAGCGCGACAAGCTGATGAAGATGGAAAGCCTGTTGCACCAACGTGTGATCGGTCAGGACGAAGCGGTGATCGCGGTTTCCAATGCGGTGCGGCGTTCACGCGCCGGGTTGTCCGACCCGAATCGTCCGAGCGGTTCGTTCATGTTCCTCGGCCCGACCGGTGTCGGTAAAACCGAGCTGTGCAAGGCGTTGGCCGAGTTCCTCTTTGATACCGAAGAGGCCATGGTGCGGATCGACATGTCCGAGTTCATGGAGAAACATTCCGTGGCTCGACTGATCGGTGCACCACCAGGCTATGTAGGTTATGAAGAGGGCGGTTACCTGACCGAGGCGGTGCGTCGCAAGCCTTATTCGGTGATCCTGCTGGATGAGGTCGAGAAGGCCCACCCGGATGTGTTCAACATCCTGCTGCAAGTGCTGGAAGATGGCCGCCTGACTGACAGCCATGGCCGTACGGTGGACTTCAAGAATACCGTGATCGTCATGACGTCCAACCTGGGCTCGGTACAGATCCAGGAACTGGTCGGTGATCGTGAGGCTCAGCGCGCGGCGGTGATGGATGCAATTTCCACGCACTTCCGGCCGGAGTTCATCAACCGGGTCGACGAAGTGGTGATCTTCGAGCCATTGGCTCGGGATCAGATCGCGGGTATTACCGAGATCCAGTTGGGTCGTCTGCGCAGTCGCCTGACCGAACGGGAACTTAAGCTGGAACTCAGTCCTGAGGCCATGGATAAGCTGATCGCTGTCGGTTACGACCCGGTGTACGGCGCACGGCCGCTCAAACGAGCGATCCAGCGCTGGATCGAAAACCCGCTGGCGCAGCTGATTCTGTCGGGGCGTTTCATGCCCGGCGATACCGCCAAGGGTGTAGTGGAAAACGACGAAATCGTCTTCGCCTGA
- the pgeF gene encoding peptidoglycan editing factor PgeF: MSDWLIPDWPAPAGVKACVTTRAGGVSLAPFDSLNLGDHVDDSPEAVAENRRRLTDHFSIQPAWLKQVHGIAVAHADPSLVVAADASWTATPGIACAAMTADCLPALFCDRAGTRVAAAHAGWRGLAAGVLEATLDALAVPPEDVLVWLGPAIGPQAFEVGPEVRETFVEQLPEAATAFVPSANAGKFMADIYELARLRLAARGVTAVYGGGFCTVTDPRFFSYRRSPRTGRFASLIWL; encoded by the coding sequence ATGAGTGACTGGCTGATTCCCGACTGGCCTGCGCCTGCCGGGGTGAAAGCCTGTGTGACCACCCGTGCGGGCGGCGTCAGTCTGGCGCCGTTCGACAGCCTCAACCTCGGCGATCACGTCGACGACAGCCCCGAAGCTGTTGCCGAAAACCGCCGTCGCCTTACCGATCATTTCTCTATTCAGCCGGCCTGGTTAAAGCAGGTTCACGGCATCGCCGTGGCTCACGCGGACCCAAGCCTTGTGGTCGCCGCCGACGCCAGCTGGACGGCGACGCCCGGCATTGCCTGCGCGGCGATGACCGCCGATTGCCTGCCCGCGCTGTTTTGCGACCGTGCCGGTACTCGCGTCGCAGCCGCCCATGCCGGTTGGCGCGGGCTGGCGGCGGGTGTGCTGGAAGCAACTCTGGACGCGCTGGCCGTACCACCGGAAGACGTTCTGGTCTGGCTCGGTCCGGCCATTGGCCCGCAGGCCTTTGAAGTCGGCCCGGAAGTGCGCGAAACCTTCGTCGAGCAATTGCCTGAAGCCGCCACAGCCTTTGTGCCAAGTGCAAATGCCGGCAAGTTCATGGCCGACATCTATGAGCTGGCGCGTTTGCGTCTGGCTGCTCGCGGTGTCACCGCTGTCTATGGTGGCGGTTTCTGCACCGTGACCGATCCACGCTTTTTTTCTTACCGCCGCAGCCCGCGCACCGGTCGGTTCGCCTCCCTGATCTGGCTATAG
- the rluD gene encoding 23S rRNA pseudouridine(1911/1915/1917) synthase RluD, translating to MSDKIELRAEVPSELGGQRLDQVAAQLFAEHSRSRLSAWIKDGRLTVDGAVIRPRDIVHGGAILELTAEQEAQGEWIAQDIELDIVYEDDDILVINKPAGLVVHPAAGHADGTLLNALLHHVPDIINVPRAGIVHRLDKDTTGLMVVAKTIQAQTQLVTQLQSRSVSRIYECIVIGVVTAGGKINAPIGRHGQQRQRMAVMEGGKQAVSHYRVLERFRSHTHVRVKLETGRTHQIRVHMAHINYPLVGDPAYGGRFRIPPAASQTMVDSLKTFPRQALHARFLELDHPTTGKRMSWESPLPDDFVWLLTLLKQDREAFIG from the coding sequence ATGTCCGATAAAATTGAACTTCGCGCAGAGGTGCCGTCCGAATTGGGCGGCCAACGCCTCGATCAAGTCGCCGCACAATTATTCGCTGAGCACTCGCGCTCGCGCCTTTCCGCCTGGATCAAAGACGGCCGCCTGACTGTGGATGGGGCGGTAATCCGCCCGCGAGACATCGTTCACGGTGGCGCCATTCTTGAGCTCACTGCCGAGCAGGAAGCTCAGGGCGAATGGATCGCTCAGGACATCGAGCTGGACATCGTCTATGAAGATGACGACATCCTCGTGATCAACAAGCCTGCGGGCCTGGTGGTGCATCCTGCCGCCGGCCACGCTGATGGCACCTTGCTTAACGCCTTGCTGCACCACGTGCCGGACATCATCAATGTGCCCCGCGCCGGTATCGTGCATCGCCTGGACAAGGACACCACCGGTCTGATGGTGGTGGCCAAGACCATTCAGGCGCAGACGCAGCTGGTTACACAGTTGCAGAGCCGCAGCGTCAGCCGCATCTACGAATGCATCGTGATCGGTGTGGTGACGGCGGGTGGCAAGATCAACGCGCCGATCGGTCGTCACGGTCAGCAACGCCAGCGCATGGCCGTGATGGAAGGTGGCAAGCAAGCCGTCAGCCATTACCGCGTGCTCGAGCGTTTCCGCTCCCACACTCACGTGCGGGTGAAGCTGGAAACCGGTCGTACGCACCAGATTCGCGTACACATGGCCCACATCAACTACCCGTTGGTCGGAGATCCTGCCTACGGCGGCCGTTTCCGAATTCCGCCAGCCGCCAGCCAGACCATGGTCGATTCCTTGAAGACGTTCCCGCGTCAGGCCTTGCATGCGCGGTTTCTGGAGCTGGATCACCCGACCACCGGTAAACGCATGAGCTGGGAATCGCCACTGCCTGACGATTTCGTCTGGTTACTGACCCTGCTCAAGCAAGACCGCGAGGCGTTCATCGGATGA
- a CDS encoding outer membrane protein assembly factor BamD, translating into MQVKHLLLIAILALTAACSSKEVVDENLSEVELYQQAQTDLDNNSYTAATAKLKALESRYPFGRYADQAQLELIYANYKNTEPEAAKSAAERFIRLHPQHPNVDYAYYLKGLTSFDQDVGLLSRFLPLDMTKRDPGAARDSYNEFAQLTSRFPNSRYSPDAKQRMIYLRNLLAAYEIHVADYYLTRQAYVAAANRGRYVVENFQETPSVGDGLAIMTEAYQRLHLDDLAATSLETLKLNYPNHPTLVDGQFVPSVDEADNRSWLSKATLGLIESRPPLPPGETRANQDVQRQFRDAKDAIPNDLKPKDENGDVIEEEEHESEANNSDRSWFSYMTFGVFD; encoded by the coding sequence ATGCAAGTGAAACACCTGCTGCTGATCGCCATCCTCGCATTGACCGCTGCTTGCTCATCGAAGGAAGTCGTAGACGAAAACCTTAGCGAAGTCGAGCTGTACCAGCAGGCTCAGACCGACCTGGACAACAATAGCTACACCGCCGCCACAGCCAAGCTGAAGGCGCTGGAGTCGCGCTATCCGTTTGGCCGCTACGCCGATCAGGCTCAACTCGAGCTCATCTACGCCAACTACAAGAACACCGAGCCTGAGGCTGCGAAGTCTGCCGCCGAGCGTTTCATTCGTTTGCACCCACAGCATCCGAACGTGGATTACGCGTACTACCTCAAGGGTCTGACGTCTTTCGACCAGGACGTCGGCCTGCTGTCGCGTTTCCTGCCGCTGGACATGACCAAGCGTGACCCGGGCGCTGCCCGCGACTCCTACAACGAGTTCGCCCAGCTCACCAGCCGCTTCCCGAACAGCCGCTACTCGCCGGACGCCAAGCAGCGCATGATTTACCTGCGCAACCTGCTGGCGGCCTACGAGATTCACGTCGCCGACTATTACCTGACCCGTCAGGCCTACGTCGCTGCCGCGAACCGTGGTCGTTACGTCGTGGAAAACTTCCAGGAAACCCCATCGGTCGGTGATGGCCTGGCGATCATGACCGAAGCCTATCAGCGTCTGCACCTGGACGACCTGGCGGCCACCAGCCTCGAAACCCTGAAGCTCAACTACCCGAACCACCCAACCCTGGTGGACGGTCAGTTCGTGCCGTCGGTGGATGAAGCCGACAACCGTTCGTGGCTGAGCAAGGCCACCCTGGGCCTGATCGAATCCCGTCCACCGCTGCCGCCGGGCGAAACCCGCGCCAACCAGGACGTGCAGAGACAATTCCGAGACGCCAAAGACGCGATTCCAAACGATCTCAAGCCTAAAGATGAAAACGGTGACGTGATCGAGGAAGAGGAACACGAGTCCGAAGCCAACAACAGCGACCGCTCGTGGTTCAGCTACATGACCTTCGGCGTGTTCGACTGA
- a CDS encoding PP0621 family protein — protein MLRLLFWIALIAAAVWFWRKFKAQPSVPKSSAELEAAPMVRCAHCGVHLPRDRALSLQQQWYCSQAHLEQGPGTSDR, from the coding sequence ATGCTTCGTCTATTGTTCTGGATCGCCCTTATTGCCGCTGCGGTATGGTTCTGGCGCAAGTTCAAGGCTCAGCCTTCTGTGCCCAAGTCCTCTGCCGAACTGGAAGCCGCGCCCATGGTTCGTTGCGCCCATTGTGGTGTCCACCTGCCCCGCGACCGCGCGCTGAGTCTTCAACAACAGTGGTATTGCAGCCAGGCTCACCTCGAGCAAGGCCCAGGCACCAGTGATCGCTGA